A region from the Antennarius striatus isolate MH-2024 chromosome 22, ASM4005453v1, whole genome shotgun sequence genome encodes:
- the prrt4b gene encoding proline-rich transmembrane protein 4 isoform X1: protein MENLTLKPDLLFLHKATLLVIQPNPPRGAGGWKTTCDRLAVADEEAFWGPTPPREKPPEEKQTSSWWPKLPSLPSFPFQIPFIGGSDTDNEASALTTTATELTKPVVHLQDYSQEGRNFEVSEPTSTSTQELLTSVTTTGPESLSTGTSDSPQGSTAQSHNDSLVSDSYSPTSSFTRNTLFTNNPASASTSEQNATHNHPQQGTTQAAGPGEGASPPHLQEDSTEEAEDFIEKIYSTVVPETTVPTALTWAAAQTTTTVPGLMETTGSSKHTVRPVMTSGETAFVRQTQHSTVSMFLHTEEDSLKEIHSSEPNLGFSESRLEEELGVITTAMGLDGQPVSESITSTTQSQKVNFPIAGELPGKDVKEAEEDVAPSADGSPDAGLADVSTPPSKPLTPSLPHRKGIRPESPHIRPYIEDWMPSPPDSDITYLPDCNKHHSRICNFSDTWDATTSSDTKPTPNTTALNQSINPYLIQAPLMLVPLYTDWNSAMAAWGLAWEAHVYGAGCTFVMLTLASALNLLCLPLRCPSGCGYFALVSLFLLAAGCTRSFLLLYDAYGHQDLLPSTEASLMLNEAPFPCLTAAFGLVFLLLSMRSRMQLSYSAFQRPCFLACLVFIHFAAAFGPVTLLKFYLQKPRLCLFLSLISRGAFVALATFLSAAYFVFYIYVRADSKHIYHLNNTSPTPAERYNRCPFAESRDWNRAAITVCLSALFFLACAGLQLYAILNAMGVAGGEEVFHPWPWWAFQFSCRLCELGVCLTLALVVAQPIYCSDHLPAAGSCWTELLASKSPMLPGSYQWSLSQQEKLAIVDTAGLGETESLPLYTLMDERLGSSLNGLDLLYHSNRALAYRDLDLDLDLQGLEKHRDGGGEEPSGASSFTSDSTTDLRPPSPINLRRSIDEALFSESLFPISLFSPAKPIRCSDLSVNNQCALPGNGLCDPLSGDSGLYRTSSCMEMVSKPAQTQGDTVVSAPLSPSLSTSSSCSSPEQWRGSSSSCSLYRASLGGSSMVLCLSPERQGGHLIQQGSNTATFDQADPQRHYHTLGAASQESLDLDISSEAERSVQEEFITVCRQIDALSICSETIDL from the exons GCCACTCTGCTGGTGATACAGCCAAACCCGCCACGGGGAGCGGGAGGATGGAAAACAACATGTGACCGATTG GCTGTGGCTGATGAAGAGGCCTTCTGGGGACCAACGCCACCAAGAGAAAAACCACCTGAAGAGAAACAAACCTCCTCCTGGTGGCCTAAGCTCCCCTCACTTCCCTCATTCCCATTTCAGATCCCTTTCATTGGGGGATCGGACACTGACAACGAGGCTTCTGCCTTGACCACAACTGCCACAGAACTGACAAAGCCTGTTGTTCATTTGCAAGATTACTCACAGGAAGGGAGAAATTTTGAAGTTTCTGAACCCACCAGCACTTCAACTCAGGAGCTCCTGACCAGTGTGACAACGACTGGACCAGAATCGCTTTCCACAGGGACATCTGATTCTCCACAAGGCAGCACAGCGCAGAGCCACAATGATAGTCTTGTCTCAGACTCCTACTCTCCCACAAGCAGTTTTACCAGAAACACTCTGTTCACCAACAATCCCGCTAGCGCAAGCACTTCTGAACAAAATGCAACACACAACCACCCACAGCAAGGCACCACACAAGCAGCTGGACCCGGCGAGGGTGCCAGTCCGCCACACCTCCAAGAGGATTCCACCGAGGAAGCTGAGGATTTCATAGAAAAGATCTATTCAACGGTCGTGCCAGAAACTACAGTCCCTACTGCCTTGACATGGGCAGCAGCCCAAACCACGACAACAGTCCCAGGACTAATGGAGACCACAGGGAGCAGCAAACACACTGTTAGGCCTGTTATGACATCCGGGGAAACCGCGTTtgtcagacaaacacaacactcGACTGTTAGTATGTTCCTCCACACTGAAGAAGACTCATTGAAAGAAATTCACTCCAGCGAGCCCAACCTAGGTTTCTCCGAGTCCAggttggaggaggagctgggagTAATCACCACTGCCATGGGACTCGATGGCCAACCAGTGTCTGAATCCATAACCAGCACAACTCAGAGCCAAAAGGTTAACTTCCCAATAGCAGGAG AGCTGCCAGGCAAAGACGTTAAGGAGGCTGAGGAAGATGTGGCTCCTTCAGCGGATGGGAGCCCTGACGCTGGTTTGGCAGATGTTTCCACGCCACCCTCTAAGCCGCTAACGCCATCCCTGCCACACAGAAAAG GCATTCGCCCAGAATCTCCTCACATCCGCCCATACATTGAAGACTGGATGCCAAGCCCGCCAGACAGTGACATCACTTACCTTCCAGATTGCAATAAACATCACTCTAGAATCTGCAACTTTTCTGACACTTGGGATGCGACAACCTCCTCAGACACTAAGCCCACACCAAACACCACTGCCTtgaaccaatcaatcaacccCTACTTGATCCAAGCACCGCTCATGTTGGTGCCCCTGTACACCGACTGGAATAGCGCCATGGCAGCTTGGGGCCTGGCTTGGGAGGCACATGTTTACGGCGCTGGTTGCACTTTTGTGATGCTAACCTTAGCCTCAGCGCTCAATCTGCTCTGTTTGCCGCTAAGATGCCCATCCGGATGTGGCTACTTCGCCCTGGTCAGCTTGTTTCTACTAGCTGCTGGTTGTACCAGATCCTTCTTGCTCCTGTACGATGCATACGGCCACCAAGACCTTCTACCCTCCACAGAGGCCTCTTTAATGCTGAATGAAGCACCGTTTCCCTGCTTGACCGCAgcttttggtttggttttccttCTCCTTTCCATGCGCTCAAGAATGCAGCTTTCCTACTCAGCCTTCCAAAGACCTTGTTTCCTTGCCTGCCTGGTTTTCATACATTTTGCTGCAGCATTTGGACCAGTGACATTACTTAAGTTTTATCTACAAAAGCCTCGCCTttgcctctttctttctcttatcTCCCGTGGAGCGTTTGTTGCACTGGCTACATTTCTATCTGCTGcctattttgtattttacatctACGTTCGGGCAGATTCGAAGCACATCTACCATCTGAATAACACGTCTCCAACACCTGCTGAGCGCTACAACCGCTGTCCGTTTGCGGAGAGTCGGGACTGGAACCGTGCAGCTATAACGGTTTGTCTTTCagctctcttttttttagccTGTGCAGGACTACAGTTATACGCAATCCTCAATGCCATGGGGGTGGCAGGTGGAGAGGAGGTGTTCCACCCTTGGCCTTGGTGGGCTTTCCAGTTCAGCTGCAGACTGTGTGAGCTTGGGGTTTGCCTCACCTTAGCCCTGGTGGTCGCGCAACCGATCTACTGCTCCGACCACCTCCCTGCAGCAGGGAGCTGCTGGACTGAACTGTTGGCATCAAAGTCACCCATGCTGCCCGGGAGCTACCAATGGTCCCTGAGCCAGCAGGAGAAGCTCGCCATCGTCGATACCGCTGGTCTTGGGGAGACAGAGAGCTTACCTCTTTATACTCTAATGGATGAGAGACTTGGGAGCAGTCTCAATGGCCTGGACCTTCTTTACCATAGCAACCGGGCGTTGGCATATAGGGACCTAGACTTAGATTTGGACTTACAGGGTTTAGAAAAacacagagatggaggaggcGAAGAACCATCAGGTGCCTCTTCCTTTACCAGTGACTCCACCACAGACTTGCGGCCACCTTCTCCCATCAACCTGCGCCGAAGCATAGATGAAGCACTCTTCAGCGAGTCCCTCTTTCCTATTAGCCTATTTAGTCCAGCTAAACCCATTCGTTGCAGTGATCTATCTGTAAATAACCAATGTGCACTTCCAGGCAATGGCCTCTGTGATCCTCTCTCTGGTGACTCTGGCCTTTATCGAACCTCTTCCTGCATGGAGATGGTCTCTAAGCCTGCCCAAACTCAAGGAGACACTGTTGTAAGTGCCCCACTATCTCCTTCCTTGTCCACGTCCTCTAGCTGCTCATCTCCTGAACAATGGAGAGGAAGCTCGTCCTCCTGTTCCCTCTACCGAGCCTCTCTCGGAGGCTCCTCGATGGTCCTCTGCCTGAGCCCAGAAAGGCAGGGTGGTCATCTTATCCAGCAAGGGTCCAATACGGCCACCTTTGACCAGGCTGACCCACAGAGGCACTATCATACACTGGGAGCAGCTTCACAGGAGAGCCTGGACCTGGACATATCGTCCGAGGCAGAGCGATCCGTGCAAGAGGAGTTCATCACTGTCTGCAGACAGATCGATGCTTTGAGCATCTGCAGCGAGACTATTGATTTATAA
- the prrt4b gene encoding proline-rich transmembrane protein 4 isoform X2, giving the protein MLRLLRTSTFCLWCFLLLHKQAVADEEAFWGPTPPREKPPEEKQTSSWWPKLPSLPSFPFQIPFIGGSDTDNEASALTTTATELTKPVVHLQDYSQEGRNFEVSEPTSTSTQELLTSVTTTGPESLSTGTSDSPQGSTAQSHNDSLVSDSYSPTSSFTRNTLFTNNPASASTSEQNATHNHPQQGTTQAAGPGEGASPPHLQEDSTEEAEDFIEKIYSTVVPETTVPTALTWAAAQTTTTVPGLMETTGSSKHTVRPVMTSGETAFVRQTQHSTVSMFLHTEEDSLKEIHSSEPNLGFSESRLEEELGVITTAMGLDGQPVSESITSTTQSQKVNFPIAGELPGKDVKEAEEDVAPSADGSPDAGLADVSTPPSKPLTPSLPHRKGIRPESPHIRPYIEDWMPSPPDSDITYLPDCNKHHSRICNFSDTWDATTSSDTKPTPNTTALNQSINPYLIQAPLMLVPLYTDWNSAMAAWGLAWEAHVYGAGCTFVMLTLASALNLLCLPLRCPSGCGYFALVSLFLLAAGCTRSFLLLYDAYGHQDLLPSTEASLMLNEAPFPCLTAAFGLVFLLLSMRSRMQLSYSAFQRPCFLACLVFIHFAAAFGPVTLLKFYLQKPRLCLFLSLISRGAFVALATFLSAAYFVFYIYVRADSKHIYHLNNTSPTPAERYNRCPFAESRDWNRAAITVCLSALFFLACAGLQLYAILNAMGVAGGEEVFHPWPWWAFQFSCRLCELGVCLTLALVVAQPIYCSDHLPAAGSCWTELLASKSPMLPGSYQWSLSQQEKLAIVDTAGLGETESLPLYTLMDERLGSSLNGLDLLYHSNRALAYRDLDLDLDLQGLEKHRDGGGEEPSGASSFTSDSTTDLRPPSPINLRRSIDEALFSESLFPISLFSPAKPIRCSDLSVNNQCALPGNGLCDPLSGDSGLYRTSSCMEMVSKPAQTQGDTVVSAPLSPSLSTSSSCSSPEQWRGSSSSCSLYRASLGGSSMVLCLSPERQGGHLIQQGSNTATFDQADPQRHYHTLGAASQESLDLDISSEAERSVQEEFITVCRQIDALSICSETIDL; this is encoded by the exons ATGCTTCGCCTCCTCCGGACCTCGACCTTCTGCTTATGGTGTTTTTTGCTGCTTCACAAACAGGCTGTGGCTGATGAAGAGGCCTTCTGGGGACCAACGCCACCAAGAGAAAAACCACCTGAAGAGAAACAAACCTCCTCCTGGTGGCCTAAGCTCCCCTCACTTCCCTCATTCCCATTTCAGATCCCTTTCATTGGGGGATCGGACACTGACAACGAGGCTTCTGCCTTGACCACAACTGCCACAGAACTGACAAAGCCTGTTGTTCATTTGCAAGATTACTCACAGGAAGGGAGAAATTTTGAAGTTTCTGAACCCACCAGCACTTCAACTCAGGAGCTCCTGACCAGTGTGACAACGACTGGACCAGAATCGCTTTCCACAGGGACATCTGATTCTCCACAAGGCAGCACAGCGCAGAGCCACAATGATAGTCTTGTCTCAGACTCCTACTCTCCCACAAGCAGTTTTACCAGAAACACTCTGTTCACCAACAATCCCGCTAGCGCAAGCACTTCTGAACAAAATGCAACACACAACCACCCACAGCAAGGCACCACACAAGCAGCTGGACCCGGCGAGGGTGCCAGTCCGCCACACCTCCAAGAGGATTCCACCGAGGAAGCTGAGGATTTCATAGAAAAGATCTATTCAACGGTCGTGCCAGAAACTACAGTCCCTACTGCCTTGACATGGGCAGCAGCCCAAACCACGACAACAGTCCCAGGACTAATGGAGACCACAGGGAGCAGCAAACACACTGTTAGGCCTGTTATGACATCCGGGGAAACCGCGTTtgtcagacaaacacaacactcGACTGTTAGTATGTTCCTCCACACTGAAGAAGACTCATTGAAAGAAATTCACTCCAGCGAGCCCAACCTAGGTTTCTCCGAGTCCAggttggaggaggagctgggagTAATCACCACTGCCATGGGACTCGATGGCCAACCAGTGTCTGAATCCATAACCAGCACAACTCAGAGCCAAAAGGTTAACTTCCCAATAGCAGGAG AGCTGCCAGGCAAAGACGTTAAGGAGGCTGAGGAAGATGTGGCTCCTTCAGCGGATGGGAGCCCTGACGCTGGTTTGGCAGATGTTTCCACGCCACCCTCTAAGCCGCTAACGCCATCCCTGCCACACAGAAAAG GCATTCGCCCAGAATCTCCTCACATCCGCCCATACATTGAAGACTGGATGCCAAGCCCGCCAGACAGTGACATCACTTACCTTCCAGATTGCAATAAACATCACTCTAGAATCTGCAACTTTTCTGACACTTGGGATGCGACAACCTCCTCAGACACTAAGCCCACACCAAACACCACTGCCTtgaaccaatcaatcaacccCTACTTGATCCAAGCACCGCTCATGTTGGTGCCCCTGTACACCGACTGGAATAGCGCCATGGCAGCTTGGGGCCTGGCTTGGGAGGCACATGTTTACGGCGCTGGTTGCACTTTTGTGATGCTAACCTTAGCCTCAGCGCTCAATCTGCTCTGTTTGCCGCTAAGATGCCCATCCGGATGTGGCTACTTCGCCCTGGTCAGCTTGTTTCTACTAGCTGCTGGTTGTACCAGATCCTTCTTGCTCCTGTACGATGCATACGGCCACCAAGACCTTCTACCCTCCACAGAGGCCTCTTTAATGCTGAATGAAGCACCGTTTCCCTGCTTGACCGCAgcttttggtttggttttccttCTCCTTTCCATGCGCTCAAGAATGCAGCTTTCCTACTCAGCCTTCCAAAGACCTTGTTTCCTTGCCTGCCTGGTTTTCATACATTTTGCTGCAGCATTTGGACCAGTGACATTACTTAAGTTTTATCTACAAAAGCCTCGCCTttgcctctttctttctcttatcTCCCGTGGAGCGTTTGTTGCACTGGCTACATTTCTATCTGCTGcctattttgtattttacatctACGTTCGGGCAGATTCGAAGCACATCTACCATCTGAATAACACGTCTCCAACACCTGCTGAGCGCTACAACCGCTGTCCGTTTGCGGAGAGTCGGGACTGGAACCGTGCAGCTATAACGGTTTGTCTTTCagctctcttttttttagccTGTGCAGGACTACAGTTATACGCAATCCTCAATGCCATGGGGGTGGCAGGTGGAGAGGAGGTGTTCCACCCTTGGCCTTGGTGGGCTTTCCAGTTCAGCTGCAGACTGTGTGAGCTTGGGGTTTGCCTCACCTTAGCCCTGGTGGTCGCGCAACCGATCTACTGCTCCGACCACCTCCCTGCAGCAGGGAGCTGCTGGACTGAACTGTTGGCATCAAAGTCACCCATGCTGCCCGGGAGCTACCAATGGTCCCTGAGCCAGCAGGAGAAGCTCGCCATCGTCGATACCGCTGGTCTTGGGGAGACAGAGAGCTTACCTCTTTATACTCTAATGGATGAGAGACTTGGGAGCAGTCTCAATGGCCTGGACCTTCTTTACCATAGCAACCGGGCGTTGGCATATAGGGACCTAGACTTAGATTTGGACTTACAGGGTTTAGAAAAacacagagatggaggaggcGAAGAACCATCAGGTGCCTCTTCCTTTACCAGTGACTCCACCACAGACTTGCGGCCACCTTCTCCCATCAACCTGCGCCGAAGCATAGATGAAGCACTCTTCAGCGAGTCCCTCTTTCCTATTAGCCTATTTAGTCCAGCTAAACCCATTCGTTGCAGTGATCTATCTGTAAATAACCAATGTGCACTTCCAGGCAATGGCCTCTGTGATCCTCTCTCTGGTGACTCTGGCCTTTATCGAACCTCTTCCTGCATGGAGATGGTCTCTAAGCCTGCCCAAACTCAAGGAGACACTGTTGTAAGTGCCCCACTATCTCCTTCCTTGTCCACGTCCTCTAGCTGCTCATCTCCTGAACAATGGAGAGGAAGCTCGTCCTCCTGTTCCCTCTACCGAGCCTCTCTCGGAGGCTCCTCGATGGTCCTCTGCCTGAGCCCAGAAAGGCAGGGTGGTCATCTTATCCAGCAAGGGTCCAATACGGCCACCTTTGACCAGGCTGACCCACAGAGGCACTATCATACACTGGGAGCAGCTTCACAGGAGAGCCTGGACCTGGACATATCGTCCGAGGCAGAGCGATCCGTGCAAGAGGAGTTCATCACTGTCTGCAGACAGATCGATGCTTTGAGCATCTGCAGCGAGACTATTGATTTATAA